Within Ralstonia pickettii DTP0602, the genomic segment GTCCCGGAGAGTCGAAGAAGAAGGTGGCATTCAGCCCAGCAGCGCGCGCCGCATAAAGCGCGAGATCGCCAGCTGCGGCCGGCCCTGCCGGGCGATGTTGTGCGCGGGATCGGTGAACAGCAGGCGGATCAGGCTGTGGCGCGCCGCCATGTCGGCATGCAGCGCGATGCCCAGCAACTGGCCGTCGCGGCGCACGATGCGGCAAGGAATCCATCCGGTCTGGCTGAGCCACAACGCGCCTTCGGTGCCGGCGCGGAAGGCGGGCGCCAGCGGCGTGGTGACGGCCACGCCGTTGCATGAGAGGTCCTTGGTGGTGACGCGGTACTCGCGCCCATCCACGCGCAGCAGCGCCGCCGCGCGGTGCGGGAAGCGCTCTTCCTTGCGCGGGCGCGGCAGCTCCACGCAGACCAGGAACGACGCCAGGTACAGCATCAGCGCCACGCCGGTCCAGACCGTGTTGAAGGCCAGTCCTGGCGCATCGGGGTCGACCACCAGCGCGCGCCCCAGGCCCAGCGCCGACAGTGCCAGCATCCCGGCATAGAGCGCGGCGAACTTGCCGTGGATCACCAGCTTCGAGCGGTCCAGCCCCTTGTTGGTGACCTTGAACGGCCGCCCGAACGGCTTGAACATCGCGCTGACCAGCGATGCGGTCACCGCCAGCGACGCCACGATCTGCGTCACCTCGGTAAAGATAGGCAGCGCGCGCTGGCCGGTGATCCAGATGCTGTAGGCCCAGTACGCCACCAGCGCCGGCAGGCCGTAAGCGAGAAACTGCAGCGGCTCGCTGTACAGCGTCGAGACCCCGAAATACCAGTACAGCAGTGGCCCGGCCAGCAACATCAGCGTGAACGGCCGCGAGAGCCAGTGCAGCAGGCCATGCACATAGTGCAGCCGCTGCACCGGGGTGTAGCCGCGTCCGCGCAGCGGCCCGTCCGCGGTCAGCGCCACCTGGATCGTGCCCAGCCCCCAGCGGCTGCGCTGGCTGATGTACTCGGGCAGGCCTTCGGCGGACAAGCCTACGCTCAGGCGTTCGTTGAGCCAGCGCGTGATATAGCCGTGCGGCAGCAGCCGGTAGGTCAGGTGGATGTCTTCGGTCACGGTGCCGGTGGGGAAGCCACCGATCAGCTCGACCAGGTCGCGCCGCACCAGGAACGAGGTGCCGATGCAGAAC encodes:
- a CDS encoding cellulose synthase (K00694: bcsA; cellulose synthase (UDP-forming) [EC:2.4.1.12]) is translated as MFALFLENQSLLVINGGVLLAVVLLALMCRQDRPADRVLFGGVTALLLVVYLTWRVRETLPDWQMTFTSVWAHVFFAFECMTLAYTLLSIVVLTRNSNHSPDADAGEAALRRAGQVPRVDIFIATYNEGLEILEKTIVSALAIDYPDFRVWVLDDTRRDWLRKFCDSVGAYYVTRPDNAHAKAGNLNNGLRHSAEAGGAPYILVLDADFAPHRNILLRTVGLFNDPRVGVVQTPQFYYNADPIQYNLRATECWVDEQRAFFDVMQPAKDAWGAAFCIGTSFLVRRDLVELIGGFPTGTVTEDIHLTYRLLPHGYITRWLNERLSVGLSAEGLPEYISQRSRWGLGTIQVALTADGPLRGRGYTPVQRLHYVHGLLHWLSRPFTLMLLAGPLLYWYFGVSTLYSEPLQFLAYGLPALVAYWAYSIWITGQRALPIFTEVTQIVASLAVTASLVSAMFKPFGRPFKVTNKGLDRSKLVIHGKFAALYAGMLALSALGLGRALVVDPDAPGLAFNTVWTGVALMLYLASFLVCVELPRPRKEERFPHRAAALLRVDGREYRVTTKDLSCNGVAVTTPLAPAFRAGTEGALWLSQTGWIPCRIVRRDGQLLGIALHADMAARHSLIRLLFTDPAHNIARQGRPQLAISRFMRRALLG